A region from the Aegilops tauschii subsp. strangulata cultivar AL8/78 chromosome 5, Aet v6.0, whole genome shotgun sequence genome encodes:
- the LOC109742261 gene encoding uncharacterized protein: MTPPPSPSPPPPAAADALAQILHALLPPLLLAAASANALHSRWRALHATLLALQSSLVSAPAPAASHPLFADLVASLLPALRSLHALSARCQDPALPGGRLRLQSDLDIAASSLTLLLHDLSLLLRSGLLSVDSSASSPNAIVLQVPAAAASRSDKSLFIRDAFARLQIGGLDLKLKALASLLELLGNDPAAEAANIVAADGDVAALLRMLDASAHSALRDRAAAVVALLATACSASRKAVFDEGGLGPLLRVLDSASAPATRERAVVAIEAMTADAGSAWAVSAYGGVSILINACRPGSGSLAVQALAVAAIKNVVSIDDVRSALVEEGGLPVLVDLLASGTTDTQKNAALCLWSIASMGDLETQQQIVQDGALPPLLQALHITTDLDLQNSVLRAIHVLAVVPSAARILCSSPLFFAQLTDLMRRGGSILLQQMAADMIADLAPGMSDDTKRCMAPCVGTLVKMMEVAKPASVQESAGRALLALMTLKSNRKELVRDEKNLTRLVQMLNPRNEEIDKKHPVSVLLALAMGGGNGTRRRLADAGACQHLQKLADAEVPCAKKALQRMSSSRFKSLLSRGWNN; encoded by the coding sequence atgacgccgccgccctcgccctcgcccccgccgccggccgccgcggaCGCGCTCGCCCAGATCCTGCACGCGCTGCTCCCGCCGCTCCTCCTGGCTGCGGCGTCCGCCAACGCGCTCCACTCCCGCTGGCGCGCGCTGCACGCCACGCTGCTCGCGCTCCAGTCCTCGCTCGTCTCCGCGCCCGCCCCGGCCGCCAGCCACCCGCTCTTCGCCGATCTGGTGGCCTCGCTGCTCCCGGCCCTCCGCTCCCTCCACGCATTGTCCGCGCGCTGCCAGGACCCGGCCCTCCCCGGCGGGCGCCTGCGCCTCCAGAGCGACCTCGACATCGCCGCTTCCTCGCTCACGCTTCTCCTGCACGACCTCTCGCTGCTCCTTCGCTCGGGCCTCCTCTCCGTCGattcctcggcgtcctcccccAACGCCATTGTGCTGCAGGTGCCCGCGGCAGCTGCATCCCGCTCCGACAAGTCGCTCTTCATCAGGGACGCCTTTGCGCGGCTCCAGATCGGGGGCCTCGACCTCAAGCTCAAGGCCCTCGCCTCGCTGCTGGAGTTGCTGGGGAATGACCCAGCTGCTGAGGCCGCAAACATCGTAGCCGCCGATGGCGATGTGGCTGCGCTGCTCCGCATGCTCGACGCATCGGCCCACTCGGCGCTGAGGGACCGCGCAGCAGCGGTCGTGGCCCTCCTTGCCACTGCCTGCAGTGCATCCCGGAAAGCGGTGTTCGACGAGGGCGGCCTTGGCCCACTGTTGCGCGTGCTTGACTCTGCCTCGGCACCGGCCACGAGGGAGCGTGCCGTTGTTGCCATTGAGGCCATGACCGCCGATGCTGGCAGCGCGTGGGCTGTATCAGCATATGGAGGGGTTTCCATCTTGATTAATGCGTGCCGTCCTGGCTCTGGTTCGTTGGCTGTGCAGGCGCTCGCTGTAGCAGCTATCAAGAATGTGGTCTCGATCGACGATGTGCGCTCAGCATTGGTTGAGGAGGGTGGGTTGCCAGTTCTGGTTGATTTACTTGCCAGTGGCACCACTGACACACAGAAGAATGCTGCTCTCTGCCTGTGGTCGATAGCGTCCATGGGAGACCTTGAGACACAGCAACAGATTGTACAAGATGGTGCATTACCGCCACTATTGCAGGCTCTGCACATCACCACCGATCTCGATCTTCAGAATTCTGTCCTACGCGCTATCCACGTGCTCGCAGTAGTCCCTTCGGCCGCCAGGATCCTATGTTCATCCCCGCTCTTCTTTGCACAACTAACAGACCTTATGCGCCGTGGTGGTAGCATCCTGTTGCAGCAGATGGCTGCAGATATGATTGCCGACCTTGCACCTGGCATGAGTGATGACACCAAGCGGTGCATGGCACCATGTGTTGGCACGCTGGTTAAGATGATGGAGGTAGCCAAGCCTGCATCCGTACAGGAGTCAGCTGGTCGTGCACTACTTGCTTTGATGACCTTGAAATCCAATCGAAAGGAGTTGGTCAGGGATGAGAAGAATCTGACAAGGTTGGTGCAGATGCTTAACCCCCGGAATGAGGAGATTGACAAAAAACACCCAGTCTCAGTACTGCTAGCACTTGCTATGGGTGGTGGGAATGGAACACGACGGCGTCTTGCAGATGCTGGTGCTTGTCAGCATCTACAGAAGCTGGCTGATGCTGAGGTGCCTTGTGCAAAGAAGGCTTTGCAAAGGATGTCCAGTAGCCGATTCAAAAGCTTACTTTCCAGAGGGTGGAACAACTAG
- the LOC109742260 gene encoding inositol diphosphatase DSP4, with protein MRQEAASLVITHEDDRQHHHSRPPPPDEEEEDTGAVAPPSCATILLRREGGEAEAGEGEEPLQLVPPLNFAMVDHGVYRSGFPDASNLPFLETLRLRSVLCLCPEPYPEANQEFLRARGIRLFQLGIDGSKEPFVSIPEDTIREALKVVLDTRNHPVLIHCKRGKHRTGCVVGCLRKLQRWCLTSVFDEYQRFAAAKARVSDLRFIELFDISSLKHLPASFSC; from the exons ATGAGACAGGAGGCCGCCAGCCTGGTGATCACCCACGAAGACGACCGGCAGCACCACCAcagccgcccgccgcctcccgacgaggaggaggaggacacgGGCGCCGTGGCCCCGCCGTCCTGCGCGACAATCCTGCTGCGGCGGGAGGGCGGCGAGGCCGAGGCGGGGGAAGGCGAGGAGCCGCTGCAGCTGGTCCCGCCGCTCAACTTCGCGATGGTGGACCACGGCGTGTACCGCTCCGGGTTCCCGGACGCCTCCAACCTGCCCTTCCTCGAGACCCTCCGCCTCCGCTCCGTCCT GTGCCTCTGCCCGGAGCCGTACCCGGAGGCCAACCAGGAGTTCCTCCGTGCCCGCGGGATCAGGCTCTTCCAACTCGGAATCGACGGCTCCAAG GAACCCTTTGTGAGCATTCCCGAAGACACAATCCGCGAGGCTCTGAAAGTTGTTCTAG ACACAAGAAACCACCCGGTGCTTATTCACTGCAAGCGTGGAAAG CATCGAACTGGCTGTGTTGTTGGATGCTTGAGGAAACTGCAGCGCTGGTGTCTAACATCAGTATTTGACGAATACCAGCGTTTTGCTGCTGCGAAAGCAAGAGTTTCTGATCTAAGGTTTATTGAGCTATTCGACATCTCAAGCTTAAAGCATTTACCAGCGTCTTTCTCATGTTGA